GACGAACCGACCAACCACCTGGACATCAACACCATCCGCTGGCTGGAAACGATCCTCACGGCGCGTAACAGCACCATGATCATCATTTCCCACGACCGTCACTTCCTCAACTCGGTCTGCACCCACATGGCCGACCTGGATTACGGCGAGCTGCGCCTGTTCCCGGGCAACTACGACGAGTACATGACTGCCGCGACCCAGTCGCGCGAGCAGCTGCTGGCCGACAACGCCAAGAAGAAGGCGCAGATCTCCGAGCTGCAGAGCTTCGTCAGCCGCTTCTCGGCCAACGCCTCCAAGGCCAAGCAGGCGACCAGCCGCGCCAAGCAGATCGACAAGATCCAGCTGGCCGAGGTCAAGCCGTCGAGCCGCGTCAGCCCGTTCATTCGCTTCGAGCAGACCAAGAAACTGCACCGCCAGGCCGTGACCATCGAGAAGGTGTCCAAGGCCTTCGACGACAAGGTGCTGTTCAAGAACTTCAGCTTCACCGTCGAAGCCGGCGAGCGCGTGGCGATCATCGGCCCCAACGGTATCGGCAAGACCACCCTGCTGCGCACCCTGGTCGGCGAAATGGAGCCGGATACCGGTTCGGTGAAGTGGACCGAGAGCGCCGAGGTTGGCTACTACGCCCAGGATCACGCCCACGATTTCGAAGATGACGTGACCCTGTTCGACTGGATGGGCCAGTGGACCACCGGTGAACAGGTGATCCGCGGCACCCTCGGGCGCATGCTGTTCTCCAACGACGAGATCCTCAAGTCGGTGAAGGTGATCTCCGGTGGTGAGCAGGGCCGCATGCTGTTCGGCAAGCTGATCCTGCAAAAGCCCAACGTGCTGGTGATGGACGAACCGACCAACCACCTGGACATGGAATCGATCGAGGCGCTCAACCTGGCGCTGGAGAACTACCCGGGCACGCTGATCTTCGTCAGCCATGACCGCGAGTTCGTTGGCTCCCTGGCCACGCGCATCATCGAACTGTCGGATAATGGCGTGACCGACTTTTCCGGCACCTACGACGATTACCTGCGCAGCCAGGGCATCATCGTCTGAGCACACGCTACAGAAACAACAAAGCCCGCTTTTGCGGGCTTTGTTGTTTCAGCGCTCTGCTCAGGCAGTCGCGAACAGCTCGGAGATACGCTGCGCAGCACCTTTCATGGCTTCGGCGCGCGGCTCTTCACCGTAGGCCAGGCCTTCGGCGCGAACGATCTCGATGTCGTCGATGCCGAGGAAAGTCAGCACGCGTACCAGGTAGTCCTCATGCGCCTGGCCAGACGGCTGGCCGGCATGAATACCACCGGCGCTAGAGGCGATCACCACGGTCTTGCCACCTGCCAGTCCTACCGGGCCATTCTCGGTGTACTTGAAGCTCTTGCCGGCGATGGCGATACGGTCGATCCAGGCCTTCAGCTGGCTGGGAACGCTGAAGTTGTACATCGGCGCACCGATGACGATGGCATCGGCAGCCAGGAACTCTTCCAGGGTGCGCCAGTTCGGCCTCGTGTTTCTGCGCGGCGTCACGCAGCTCGGCCGGAGTGCCGGCGGCTACCAGGCTGGCAGCGGAGAAGTGGCTGATCGCATCACTGGCCAGGTCGCGATAGGTCACCTGAACATCTGCAGTGACAGCGCTCCAGGCCTCGACCACAGAACGGCTGAGCTGACGGGAAGCGGAAGCATCGCCGAGGATGCTGGAATCGA
The genomic region above belongs to Pseudomonas sediminis and contains:
- a CDS encoding ABC-F family ATPase; the protein is MISTANITMQFGAKPLFENVSVKFNNGNRYGLIGANGCGKSTFMKILGGDLEPSGGQVMLEPNVRLGKLRQDQFAYEEFNVIDTVIMGHEELWKVKAERDRIYSLPEMSEEDGMKVGELEGEFAEMDGYTAESRAGELLLGLGIPLEQHFGPMSEVAPGWKLRVLLAQALFSDPDVLLLDEPTNHLDINTIRWLETILTARNSTMIIISHDRHFLNSVCTHMADLDYGELRLFPGNYDEYMTAATQSREQLLADNAKKKAQISELQSFVSRFSANASKAKQATSRAKQIDKIQLAEVKPSSRVSPFIRFEQTKKLHRQAVTIEKVSKAFDDKVLFKNFSFTVEAGERVAIIGPNGIGKTTLLRTLVGEMEPDTGSVKWTESAEVGYYAQDHAHDFEDDVTLFDWMGQWTTGEQVIRGTLGRMLFSNDEILKSVKVISGGEQGRMLFGKLILQKPNVLVMDEPTNHLDMESIEALNLALENYPGTLIFVSHDREFVGSLATRIIELSDNGVTDFSGTYDDYLRSQGIIV